In Lacerta agilis isolate rLacAgi1 chromosome 8, rLacAgi1.pri, whole genome shotgun sequence, one genomic interval encodes:
- the CA5A gene encoding carbonic anhydrase 5A, mitochondrial isoform X1, which translates to MARRLLTPLLLRLGRDPRPGPASFSVRRGGGGVRRCSLGACASYRLRDGVHPLWQSPITIPGGSRQSPINIQWRDSVYDPHLKPLEIRYDPATCLHMWNNGYSFLVEFEDTTDKSIITGGPLENNYRLKQFHFHWGAINAWGSEHTIDCKVFPAELHLVHWNSCKYESFEEALMEENGLAVIGVFLKLGANHSGLQKLVDALPSIKHKDDLVEFDEFDPSCLLPSCPDYWTYAGSLTTPPLSESVTWIIKKKAIEVDDDQLEMFRMLLFTPAGEEEQRMVDNFRPLQPIMDRTVRSSFLIQHQRNIETRSDEQIHHAQQQTPQTGHMRL; encoded by the exons ATGGCTCGTCGTCTCCTGACGCCGCTGCTCCTCCGCCTCGGCAGGGACCCTCGGCCGGGTCCAGCCTCCTTCTCCGTCCGCCGTGGCGGCGGCGGGGTGAGGCGGTGCAGCTTGGGCGCCTGCGCCTCCTACCGCCTCCGGGACGGTG TACATCCGCTGTGGCAGAGCCCGATCACAATTCCGGGGGGCAGCCGGCAGTCTCCGATCAATATCCAGTGGAGAGACAGCGTCTATGACCCCCATCTTAAACCCCTTGAAATACGCTATGATCCAGCCACTTGCCTCCATATGTGGAACAACGGATACTCGTTCCTGGTTGAGTTTGAGGATACCACAGACAAATCAA TTATTACAGGAGGCCCCTTAGAAAATAACTACCGGCTGAAGCAGTTCCACTTTCACTGGGGGGCCATAAATGCATGGGGCTCGGAGCACACGATTGACTGTAAGGTCTTCCCAGCAGAG CTGCATTTGGTACACTGGAATTCTTGCAAATATGAAAGTTTTGAAGAAGCTTTGATGGAAGAAAATGGTTTGGCTGTGATTGGAGTCTTTTTGAAG CTTGGAGCCAATCACAGTGGGCTTCAGAAGTTAGTAGATGCCTTGCCATCAATTAAACACAAG GATGATCTCGTTGAGTTTGATGAATTTGACCCGTCCTGCTTGTTGCCATCATGCCCTGATTATTGGACGTACGCAGGATCTCTGACCACCCCGCCGCTTTCAGAGTCCGTCACCTGGATCATCAAGAAGAAGGCGATAGAGGTTGATGATGATCAG CTTGAGATGTTTCGGATGTTGCTCTTCACCCCTGCGGGAGAAGAAGAGCAAAGGATGGTGGACAATTTCCGTCCACTTCAGCCAATAATGGATCGTACCGTCCGTTCCTCTTTCCTAATCCAGCACCAACGGAACATTGAAACAAGATCAGACGAACAGATACACCATGCCCAGCAGCAAACACCCCAGACGGGGCACATGCGCCtttaa